In one window of Poriferisphaera corsica DNA:
- a CDS encoding Ig-like domain-containing protein yields MRIGFRWMLSLMMVLGVMASTWAAAPRVVSTTPKAGDQHVDPNLKEIVIKFNVPMGRGRSMTGGGETFPFIDGKLTWRDNKTFVVPVKLLPGKEYYFGVNSPSHRNFKSKDGVSVKWTKVRFKTREAKSGEQVNTVEDVKVPELPKVVSMTPRNGDMNVDPSLKEIVIKFNVPMGKGRSFTGGGETFPPSAGKIYWKDDKTFVRPVKLEPNKKYYFGVNSPSHRNFKSADGVSVPWTKVNFRTGKARDGVEQVESGQYEQGDVSTGVPKIVSITPRNGARGVDPMTDEIVVVFDQPMGKGFAFPKFGDDAPKGVERPVWRDEKTIVWKVKLEPSKGYRFGVNWKQFNSFRNEDGVPVKDTMVRFWTGREKRGDDGKQSKVKKANAPKIVSMSPSNGEIDVDPATDEIVIVFDQPMSSGYSFPQFGDDAPEGVDRPVWRDEKTIVWKVKLEAGKGYRFGVNWGKFNSFKNKEGVPVKDTKVRFWTAKK; encoded by the coding sequence ATGAGAATAGGCTTTCGTTGGATGTTGAGTTTAATGATGGTGTTGGGTGTGATGGCGAGTACTTGGGCGGCTGCGCCGCGGGTGGTGAGTACGACGCCGAAAGCTGGGGATCAGCATGTTGATCCGAATCTGAAAGAGATTGTGATCAAGTTTAATGTGCCGATGGGGAGGGGCAGGTCGATGACGGGGGGCGGGGAAACGTTTCCGTTTATCGATGGGAAGCTTACATGGCGTGACAATAAGACGTTTGTGGTGCCGGTGAAGCTGCTTCCGGGCAAGGAGTATTATTTTGGGGTGAATAGTCCATCACATCGAAATTTTAAGAGTAAGGATGGGGTGAGTGTGAAGTGGACGAAAGTGCGGTTTAAGACTCGGGAGGCGAAGTCTGGGGAGCAGGTGAATACGGTTGAGGATGTGAAGGTTCCGGAGTTGCCAAAGGTTGTGAGTATGACGCCGCGGAATGGTGATATGAATGTTGATCCGAGCTTGAAAGAGATCGTGATTAAGTTCAATGTGCCGATGGGGAAGGGCAGGTCGTTTACAGGTGGTGGCGAGACGTTTCCGCCGTCGGCAGGGAAGATTTACTGGAAGGATGATAAGACGTTTGTGCGTCCGGTGAAGTTGGAGCCAAACAAGAAGTATTATTTTGGGGTGAATAGTCCGTCGCATCGGAATTTCAAGAGTGCTGATGGTGTGAGTGTGCCTTGGACGAAGGTGAATTTTCGGACGGGTAAGGCGCGTGATGGGGTGGAACAGGTTGAGTCGGGGCAGTATGAGCAGGGTGATGTGAGTACGGGTGTGCCGAAGATTGTGAGTATTACGCCGAGGAATGGTGCGCGTGGTGTTGATCCCATGACGGATGAGATTGTAGTGGTGTTTGATCAGCCGATGGGTAAAGGGTTTGCGTTCCCGAAGTTTGGTGACGATGCGCCGAAGGGTGTTGAGCGGCCGGTATGGCGGGATGAAAAAACGATTGTTTGGAAGGTAAAGTTGGAGCCGAGCAAGGGGTACAGGTTTGGCGTGAACTGGAAGCAGTTTAATTCGTTTAGGAATGAGGATGGGGTGCCTGTGAAGGATACGATGGTGCGTTTCTGGACGGGGCGTGAGAAGCGTGGGGATGATGGAAAACAATCGAAGGTTAAGAAAGCGAATGCGCCGAAGATTGTGAGCATGTCGCCGTCGAATGGTGAGATAGATGTTGATCCCGCGACGGATGAGATCGTGATTGTGTTCGATCAGCCGATGAGCAGCGGGTATTCATTTCCGCAGTTTGGTGACGATGCGCCGGAAGGTGTGGATCGGCCGGTGTGGCGAGATGAGAAGACGATTGTGTGGAAGGTGAAGTTGGAGGCTGGGAAGGGATATCGGTTTGGCGTGAACTGGGGGAAGTTCAATTCGTTTAAGAATAAGGAGGGGGTGCCGGTGAAGGATACGAAGGTACGTTTCTGGACAGCGAAGAAATAA
- a CDS encoding YqgE/AlgH family protein, with product MQSRQGQILISNTDMLDPNFHQTLTLLVQHDDQGALGLTLNRELDVDFKELWANVSPSTSNYDGSLMLGGPCEGPLMILHNNPIYGTQPVIPNVFFTTDPEEITWLLEHHRGHMKCFTGYSGWSALQLEEELEVGSWVTAEATPEIIFEEDHANQWIETLRAINPSQATLYQNPKLFDADPNLN from the coding sequence ATGCAGTCTCGCCAAGGCCAAATCCTCATCTCGAACACCGACATGCTCGACCCGAACTTCCATCAAACCCTCACCCTCCTCGTTCAACACGACGACCAGGGCGCACTCGGCCTCACCCTCAACCGTGAACTCGACGTGGACTTCAAAGAACTCTGGGCCAACGTCTCACCCTCCACCTCCAACTACGACGGCTCGCTCATGCTCGGCGGCCCCTGCGAAGGCCCCCTCATGATCCTCCACAACAACCCCATCTACGGCACGCAACCCGTCATCCCAAACGTCTTCTTCACCACCGACCCTGAAGAAATCACTTGGCTCCTCGAACACCACCGCGGACACATGAAATGCTTCACCGGCTACTCTGGCTGGAGCGCCCTTCAACTCGAAGAAGAACTCGAAGTCGGTTCATGGGTCACCGCAGAAGCAACACCCGAAATCATCTTTGAAGAAGATCACGCTAACCAGTGGATAGAGACCCTCCGAGCAATCAACCCCTCGCAAGCCACCCTCTACCAAAACCCCAAACTCTTTGACGCCGACCCCAACCTCAACTAA
- a CDS encoding porin: MSRLFNRLAASAAIALSVGSFVQAEGQVEVMSGQIQQFEKRIAELERQQISDELTSRQTQQVKDLIADVLADAETRSSLLQSSVLAGNENGKFFIRSADNDFYMNIGAHLQIRYYYNVMNNRPKSKGGDKISEFQVRRARLIFKGHVVDPRFQYRLDVGTNPYNGSSVMELAFFKVQVTDDFAVLGGQWQLPYLREELTSLARQLTVARASAAEYFTLDAGTGLQFYYNINDNAKFTGAISNGEYAAYPNDYNGFGENVFDYALTSRLDMKLAGDWRQIYDRVSWSGTGMSAFLGAAVHYEKGFENDAIIDEDLDYLAWSVDAMYKNKGLMLEGSMNGSHVLNADETTFLGDPLADAVGVVLQAGFMATEKVQPFVRYEYFDKDSKGFEANQGVTVGANYFINKHNLKLTSDVVYFFDGTAPGMNPFGNDPMSGALGFSAQPGQDFSQDPMIAWRTEFQIAF, from the coding sequence ATGTCAAGGTTATTTAATCGCCTCGCGGCGTCGGCTGCGATTGCGCTATCGGTCGGTTCGTTTGTGCAGGCTGAAGGCCAAGTAGAGGTGATGAGTGGTCAGATTCAGCAGTTTGAAAAACGGATTGCAGAGCTCGAGCGTCAGCAGATTTCAGATGAATTAACGTCACGCCAGACGCAGCAGGTTAAGGATCTGATTGCGGATGTTTTGGCGGATGCGGAAACGCGGAGCAGTTTGTTGCAGAGCAGTGTGCTGGCTGGGAATGAGAACGGGAAGTTTTTCATTCGCTCGGCGGACAATGATTTTTATATGAACATTGGTGCGCATTTACAGATTCGATATTACTACAACGTGATGAATAATCGGCCGAAGTCGAAGGGCGGGGACAAGATTAGCGAGTTTCAGGTGCGGCGTGCACGGTTGATCTTCAAAGGGCATGTGGTTGATCCACGGTTCCAGTACCGGTTGGATGTCGGCACGAATCCGTATAACGGTTCGAGTGTGATGGAGCTTGCGTTCTTTAAGGTGCAGGTGACGGATGATTTTGCGGTATTAGGTGGGCAGTGGCAGTTGCCATACTTGCGTGAGGAGTTGACGAGCCTTGCACGTCAGTTGACTGTTGCGCGTGCGTCTGCAGCGGAGTATTTCACGCTGGATGCTGGGACGGGGTTGCAGTTCTATTACAACATCAATGACAACGCGAAGTTTACTGGTGCGATCAGCAACGGTGAATATGCAGCTTATCCGAATGACTACAACGGCTTTGGTGAGAATGTGTTTGATTATGCGCTCACGAGCCGGTTGGATATGAAGTTAGCGGGTGATTGGCGCCAGATTTATGATCGGGTTTCATGGTCGGGGACAGGGATGTCAGCGTTCTTAGGGGCGGCGGTGCATTATGAGAAGGGGTTTGAGAACGATGCGATTATTGATGAGGATTTGGATTATCTGGCGTGGTCGGTTGATGCGATGTACAAGAACAAGGGGTTGATGCTTGAGGGTTCAATGAATGGTTCGCATGTATTGAATGCGGACGAGACAACGTTTTTGGGGGACCCGCTGGCTGATGCTGTGGGTGTGGTGTTGCAGGCGGGTTTTATGGCGACAGAGAAGGTTCAGCCGTTCGTTCGTTATGAGTATTTTGATAAGGATTCAAAAGGCTTTGAGGCGAATCAGGGCGTGACGGTGGGTGCGAATTACTTTATTAACAAGCACAATCTGAAGCTGACGAGTGATGTGGTTTACTTCTTTGACGGTACGGCCCCGGGGATGAACCCGTTTGGTAATGATCCGATGAGTGGGGCGCTTGGTTTTAGTGCTCAGCCGGGTCAGGATTTCAGTCAAGATCCGATGATCGCTTGGCGAACGGAATTTCAAATTGCCTTCTAA
- a CDS encoding heparan-alpha-glucosaminide N-acetyltransferase domain-containing protein: protein MSTITTSLATSQPALSSSQSPRILSLDVTRGLIILLMIFVNDVASVAQTPTFLKHFYGNGMMLPDIVFGAFLFIVGMSMPLAFSKRLTSNSLPQLLSHILIRSLSLIVLGILTVAGPTEIKFHFIDPQNSTLIKILPNLWSFATYTCVFIVWHHVQTTTKRGQIISLTLRILGIIAILYLSTIYRYKGEPIEPRWWGILGLIGWAYLVCSLLYLIVRNNPYLLIIATAALYGVYVLYRTGDNFLFSGDPASPLTWQPTWNNQPLWFNFRFTGETIGSQAAITMTGILFGTIFLKSSKIQSPQQRLSYAFIFASLLAIAGLIAYPSYGINKPQATLSWCLFCSAITVFIWMHLYIIIDLCNYKKWTFLVGPAGSNPLFAYMLAPVLYKIFSISDKLTDPNRYSPFSLGSESASWFGSQVPLAQPYIGITKSIVFAFFVVALTGLIAKRGLRLKL from the coding sequence ATGAGCACTATCACCACATCGTTAGCCACCAGTCAACCCGCGCTATCTTCATCCCAATCACCGCGTATCCTATCCCTCGATGTCACACGTGGCCTCATCATCCTACTCATGATCTTCGTCAACGATGTCGCCAGCGTCGCGCAAACACCCACCTTCCTCAAACACTTCTACGGCAACGGCATGATGCTCCCTGATATCGTCTTCGGCGCTTTCCTCTTCATCGTTGGCATGTCCATGCCCCTCGCCTTCTCCAAACGCCTCACCAGCAACTCACTCCCACAACTCCTCTCACACATCCTCATCCGCTCACTCTCACTCATCGTCCTCGGCATTCTCACCGTCGCAGGCCCCACCGAAATCAAATTCCACTTCATCGATCCACAAAACTCAACCCTCATCAAAATCCTTCCTAACCTCTGGTCATTTGCCACCTACACCTGTGTTTTCATCGTTTGGCATCACGTCCAAACTACTACAAAACGCGGACAAATCATCTCACTTACACTCCGCATCCTTGGCATCATCGCCATCCTCTACCTCTCCACAATCTACCGATACAAAGGCGAGCCCATCGAGCCACGCTGGTGGGGCATCCTCGGGCTCATCGGCTGGGCATACCTCGTTTGCTCACTCCTCTATCTTATTGTTAGAAACAATCCATACCTACTCATCATCGCCACCGCCGCCCTTTACGGTGTCTACGTCCTCTACCGCACCGGCGACAACTTCCTATTCTCCGGCGACCCCGCATCACCACTCACCTGGCAACCTACCTGGAACAACCAACCCCTCTGGTTCAACTTCCGCTTCACCGGTGAAACCATCGGCTCCCAAGCCGCCATCACCATGACCGGCATTCTCTTCGGCACCATCTTCCTCAAATCCTCCAAAATCCAATCACCTCAGCAACGTCTTTCCTACGCCTTCATCTTCGCCTCCCTGCTCGCCATCGCCGGCCTCATCGCCTACCCCTCCTACGGCATCAACAAACCCCAAGCCACACTCTCATGGTGTCTCTTCTGCTCTGCCATCACCGTCTTCATCTGGATGCACCTCTACATCATCATCGATCTCTGCAACTACAAAAAGTGGACATTCCTCGTAGGCCCCGCTGGCTCCAACCCACTCTTCGCTTACATGCTCGCCCCAGTCCTTTACAAAATCTTCTCCATCTCCGACAAACTCACCGATCCCAATCGCTACTCACCATTCAGCCTCGGCTCCGAATCCGCCTCGTGGTTCGGATCACAAGTCCCACTCGCACAACCCTACATCGGCATCACAAAATCCATCGTCTTCGCATTCTTCGTCGTCGCCCTCACTGGACTCATTGCCAAACGCGGCCTGCGCCTAAAACTCTAA
- a CDS encoding TFIIB-type zinc ribbon-containing protein, with protein MARFSFTSARKCPKCMIHDLKELEVKKRNIKIDQCPSCQGIWFDANELDQVLGATGLGEVGASEKVLSSCKCPACQTNSMCELMFPETMVKVDICGRCHGVWLDGGEFDEIRAVLKRKRDTEREAVIASTQKTVGTSSIDPLDEETPPREVHVPSHIRDENHKLRQTYQYDDDAMRRNEYRMDDRLSSNRRKNRNESKTSRFFDFLEDVFDVFT; from the coding sequence ATGGCAAGGTTTAGTTTTACTTCGGCTCGTAAGTGTCCTAAGTGCATGATTCACGATCTTAAAGAGCTGGAAGTTAAGAAGCGTAATATCAAGATTGATCAATGCCCGTCATGCCAAGGGATTTGGTTTGATGCGAACGAGTTGGATCAGGTGCTTGGGGCAACAGGGCTGGGCGAGGTTGGTGCGTCTGAGAAGGTATTGTCCTCGTGTAAATGCCCGGCTTGTCAAACGAATTCGATGTGTGAATTGATGTTTCCTGAGACGATGGTGAAGGTGGATATTTGCGGTCGATGTCATGGCGTGTGGTTGGATGGCGGTGAATTTGATGAGATACGCGCAGTACTGAAGAGGAAACGCGATACGGAGCGAGAAGCTGTGATCGCGTCCACACAAAAGACAGTAGGAACATCCTCTATTGATCCATTAGATGAAGAAACACCGCCGCGGGAGGTTCATGTGCCATCGCATATTCGTGATGAGAATCATAAGCTGCGACAGACGTATCAGTATGATGACGATGCGATGCGCCGGAACGAGTATCGAATGGATGATAGGCTCAGTAGCAATCGACGTAAAAATCGAAATGAATCGAAGACGAGCCGCTTTTTTGATTTTCTCGAAGATGTCTTCGATGTGTTTACATAA